Proteins from a single region of Blastopirellula marina:
- a CDS encoding trans-sulfuration enzyme family protein: MQFRTKAIHVGNKKDPLTGAVVPPIYVASTFVQPGAGEWGEFDYSRSGNPTRKNLETTLAELEGGCGALAFASGMAATHCATMLLEAGDHIVAGTDIYGGTYRLLHKITQKNNIGITLVDATNPENLAAAIQPNTKMMWVESPGNPLMSITDLAACAAVAKKAGVLLGVDSTFATPVLTRPLELGIDIVQHSVTKYLAGHSDVLGGALVVKDKALYDRLYFIQNATGAVLDPFGSFLASRGIKTLELRVREQCRTAQKIAEYLNDHPKVTRVLYPGLKTHPGHEIAARQMDGGFGAMMSFEVEGGFAAAKKVCEETKLFQLAVSLGAVESLIEQPASMSHASYDKADRLAHGIKDELIRISVGLEAAEDLIADLGQVLDTI, from the coding sequence ATGCAATTTCGCACAAAGGCCATTCACGTCGGTAACAAGAAGGATCCGCTAACCGGGGCCGTTGTTCCACCGATTTATGTCGCTTCCACGTTCGTGCAGCCTGGGGCAGGGGAGTGGGGCGAGTTCGACTATTCGCGTAGCGGCAATCCGACACGTAAGAACCTTGAAACGACTTTGGCCGAACTGGAAGGGGGCTGCGGAGCCCTGGCGTTTGCTTCCGGCATGGCGGCCACCCACTGTGCGACAATGCTACTGGAAGCAGGCGATCACATTGTCGCCGGTACCGATATCTACGGCGGCACCTATCGCTTGCTGCACAAGATCACGCAGAAGAACAACATCGGAATTACGCTGGTCGACGCGACCAATCCCGAGAACCTGGCCGCGGCCATTCAGCCCAACACGAAGATGATGTGGGTCGAAAGCCCCGGCAACCCGCTGATGTCGATCACCGACCTGGCCGCCTGTGCTGCAGTCGCCAAGAAAGCTGGCGTTCTGCTGGGTGTCGATAGCACCTTCGCTACGCCGGTCCTGACGCGGCCGCTGGAACTGGGGATCGATATCGTGCAGCACTCGGTTACCAAGTACCTGGCCGGGCACAGCGATGTGCTAGGTGGAGCCTTGGTGGTGAAGGATAAGGCCCTGTACGATCGGCTCTACTTCATTCAAAACGCGACCGGTGCCGTGCTCGATCCGTTCGGTTCGTTCCTGGCATCCCGCGGCATCAAGACGCTTGAACTGCGAGTTCGCGAACAGTGCCGTACGGCTCAGAAGATCGCCGAGTACCTGAACGATCATCCGAAGGTTACCCGCGTCCTTTACCCCGGCCTGAAGACCCATCCCGGACACGAGATCGCTGCCCGGCAGATGGACGGCGGGTTCGGTGCGATGATGAGCTTCGAGGTCGAAGGTGGTTTCGCTGCGGCGAAGAAGGTCTGTGAAGAGACCAAGCTGTTCCAGCTGGCGGTCAGCCTGGGCGCGGTTGAATCGTTGATCGAACAACCGGCGTCGATGTCGCACGCCAGCTACGACAAAGCGGATCGCCTGGCCCACGGGATCAAAGATGAACTGATCCGTATCTCGGTCGGGCTGGAAGCAGCGGAAGACTTGATCGCCGACCTGGGACAGGTGCTGGACACGATCTAG
- a CDS encoding trans-sulfuration enzyme family protein, translating into MSVAPEKKTNVGTSTTAVQGGEARMKPGNAITDAIFCASTYTFDDTDSIIRYIEENQLREEYGRYGNPGEKTAEAKLAAIEGGESAVLYSCGMAAFVGLLMAKVSAGDNVVFFDECYHRSREFCGKHLARFGVETKTVKTGDYDAMENAIDANTKMLISESPTNPHLSCVDLEKFTEIGKKHGVETLIDATLATPYNLRPLEYGVDYVLHSATKYLAGHNDLLAGVIIGSEEKLADVRQLRGVMGGINAPHNCYLLLRGLKTFSLRMERHNANGMAIAQFLEDHPMVEKVYYPGLPSHPYHEIAKATMRGYGGLVTFNVKGADWRKTANVVDNAKIFKIAPSLGGVESLIEQPLVMSYYQQTPENRAKFGIYDNMIRIACGIEDTEDLIADLKQALDNA; encoded by the coding sequence ATGTCCGTGGCTCCAGAAAAGAAGACAAACGTAGGCACCTCCACTACCGCCGTACAAGGGGGCGAGGCCCGCATGAAACCGGGCAACGCAATCACCGATGCCATCTTCTGTGCGTCGACCTACACCTTCGACGACACCGATTCGATCATTCGCTATATCGAAGAGAACCAGCTTCGCGAAGAGTACGGACGTTACGGCAACCCCGGCGAGAAAACGGCTGAAGCCAAACTGGCGGCCATCGAAGGGGGCGAATCGGCCGTCCTTTACTCGTGCGGCATGGCAGCGTTCGTCGGTCTGTTGATGGCCAAGGTCAGCGCTGGCGACAACGTCGTCTTCTTCGACGAGTGCTACCACCGCAGCCGCGAGTTCTGCGGCAAACACCTGGCCCGCTTCGGTGTTGAAACGAAGACGGTGAAGACCGGCGATTACGACGCGATGGAAAACGCGATCGACGCCAACACCAAGATGCTGATCAGCGAATCCCCTACCAATCCGCACCTGAGCTGCGTCGATCTAGAGAAGTTCACCGAGATCGGCAAGAAGCACGGTGTTGAAACGTTGATCGATGCCACGCTGGCGACTCCATACAACCTGCGTCCGCTGGAATATGGTGTCGACTACGTGCTGCACTCGGCTACCAAGTACCTGGCCGGTCACAACGACCTTCTGGCCGGTGTGATTATCGGTAGCGAAGAGAAGTTGGCTGACGTGCGTCAGCTGCGCGGCGTGATGGGTGGCATCAATGCTCCGCACAACTGTTACCTGCTGCTTCGCGGTCTAAAGACTTTCTCGCTGCGAATGGAGCGTCACAACGCCAACGGCATGGCGATCGCCCAGTTCCTGGAAGATCACCCGATGGTCGAAAAGGTTTACTATCCTGGTTTGCCTTCGCATCCGTATCACGAGATCGCCAAGGCCACGATGCGCGGCTACGGCGGCCTGGTGACTTTCAACGTGAAGGGTGCCGACTGGCGCAAGACGGCCAACGTGGTCGACAACGCGAAGATCTTTAAGATCGCGCCGAGCCTGGGTGGTGTTGAATCGTTGATCGAGCAGCCGCTGGTGATGAGCTACTATCAGCAAACGCCTGAGAACCGTGCCAAATTCGGCATCTACGACAACATGATCCGCATCGCCTGTGGTATCGAAGACACGGAAGACCTGATCGCTGACCTGAAGCAGGCCCTCGACAACGCCTAG
- a CDS encoding CAP domain-containing protein has translation MTRLTLALLLTLTMSASLVAAPTTTESKADEKKEVETKKADAQVPGDAFLHKHPTLVKMWHHSNQVRGRYQLPAQRISPELTKAAQDHAWYMARTGQFSHSVNGGFVSRARRHSYPGSPYGEIILYGSPSIPECFNGWLNSPGHRAILLSGAREVGYGYAISANGTAYWVGVFGN, from the coding sequence ATGACCCGATTGACCCTAGCCCTTTTGTTGACGCTGACCATGTCCGCGTCGCTCGTTGCCGCCCCCACCACAACCGAGTCGAAGGCCGACGAGAAGAAGGAAGTGGAAACCAAGAAAGCCGACGCCCAAGTGCCTGGCGATGCCTTTCTTCACAAGCACCCCACGCTGGTAAAGATGTGGCACCACTCGAATCAGGTTCGCGGCCGGTATCAATTGCCGGCTCAGCGTATCAGCCCCGAACTGACCAAGGCCGCCCAAGACCATGCCTGGTACATGGCTCGCACCGGGCAGTTCAGCCACTCGGTCAATGGTGGCTTCGTCTCGCGTGCTCGCCGTCACAGCTACCCCGGCTCGCCTTATGGCGAGATCATCCTGTACGGTTCGCCGAGCATTCCTGAATGCTTCAACGGATGGCTTAACAGCCCCGGGCACCGAGCTATCCTGCTTAGTGGCGCTCGCGAAGTTGGCTACGGTTACGCCATTAGCGCCAACGGCACCGCGTATTGGGTTGGCGTATTCGGCAACTAG
- a CDS encoding carboxypeptidase-like regulatory domain-containing protein produces MRRISDASKVLLMAAVACALLAGCSGKRDDKWTRGRPPVYEVTGQVTYQGKPVADAVLTFQPVDETGKGGSAITDDQGYFEAQTFDPGDGLTPGTHRVAVHKVQLVDASGNVVTEIREPGGLREKNLVPKKYADFKKSGIEIKVEEDDNDVGVIELVD; encoded by the coding sequence ATGAGACGCATTTCAGATGCCAGCAAGGTCTTGCTGATGGCCGCAGTCGCGTGCGCGTTGCTGGCCGGTTGCAGTGGGAAACGTGACGACAAGTGGACACGCGGTCGACCGCCGGTATATGAAGTCACCGGCCAGGTGACCTATCAAGGGAAACCGGTTGCTGACGCCGTGCTTACGTTTCAGCCAGTCGATGAGACAGGAAAAGGTGGTTCGGCAATCACCGACGATCAGGGCTACTTCGAGGCCCAAACGTTCGATCCGGGAGACGGCCTAACCCCTGGCACGCATCGCGTGGCAGTCCACAAGGTGCAATTGGTCGATGCCAGCGGCAACGTCGTCACCGAGATCCGCGAGCCAGGTGGTCTTCGCGAGAAGAACCTTGTTCCGAAGAAGTACGCGGACTTCAAGAAGTCAGGAATTGAAATTAAGGTCGAAGAAGACGACAACGATGTCGGCGTGATCGAACTGGTCGACTAG
- a CDS encoding DUF1559 domain-containing protein, with the protein MFRARRGRWGFTLVELLVVIAIIGVLIALLLPAVQQAREAARRMSCSNNLKQLGIAMHNYHDTFQALPPRQGGPDWSTVSGAPATRHSAFVSLLPFIEADNRYDQIVANKQIAWSGSATSGYVGQIDAFMCPSDGLFSPSGTDRSAEYSPLNYGLCMGDNFSFGGSSTAVDPETNVRGIFGYLIYTRFRDITDGLSNTMAMSEIIVAPASDQLGRAVGASTNNPLACRAYLTGNNYTSGTLIAQYRCHGQRWQDGRTGYCAITTVLPPNSATCSSQAAGGVYSASSRHPGGVLSMFADGSVRFVPETIDTGNLATAPVTSGISPFGVWGAIGSKSGGETNASL; encoded by the coding sequence ATGTTTCGCGCTCGTCGAGGCCGTTGGGGCTTCACCTTAGTCGAACTGTTGGTCGTGATCGCGATTATCGGCGTCCTTATCGCCTTGCTACTACCGGCGGTGCAGCAGGCCCGTGAGGCGGCCCGGCGGATGAGTTGCTCGAATAATTTGAAGCAACTTGGCATCGCCATGCACAACTATCACGACACCTTCCAGGCACTGCCTCCACGGCAAGGCGGGCCTGATTGGTCAACCGTCTCGGGGGCTCCGGCCACGCGTCACAGTGCGTTTGTGAGCCTGTTACCGTTCATCGAAGCCGACAACCGCTACGATCAGATTGTTGCCAACAAGCAAATCGCTTGGAGCGGCAGTGCAACGTCCGGCTACGTGGGGCAGATCGATGCGTTCATGTGTCCGTCGGATGGGCTGTTCTCGCCATCGGGTACGGATCGAAGCGCCGAGTATTCGCCGCTGAATTACGGTTTGTGCATGGGAGATAACTTCAGCTTCGGGGGCTCTTCGACAGCGGTCGATCCTGAAACCAACGTGCGGGGTATCTTTGGTTATCTCATTTACACTCGCTTCCGCGACATCACCGACGGGCTGAGCAACACGATGGCCATGTCGGAAATCATTGTCGCCCCGGCCAGCGACCAACTGGGCCGAGCTGTCGGTGCTTCGACCAACAATCCGCTGGCCTGTCGTGCTTATCTGACCGGCAACAACTACACTTCCGGCACCCTGATTGCCCAGTACCGCTGCCACGGTCAACGCTGGCAAGACGGCCGCACCGGCTACTGCGCAATTACCACTGTGCTGCCCCCGAACAGCGCGACGTGCAGTTCGCAAGCTGCTGGCGGGGTTTACTCGGCATCGAGCCGGCACCCAGGCGGCGTGTTGTCTATGTTTGCCGACGGCTCGGTGCGGTTCGTGCCTGAGACCATTGATACCGGTAATCTGGCGACTGCTCCGGTCACCTCGGGCATCAGTCCGTTTGGTGTTTGGGGAGCGATCGGCTCGAAGTCCGGCGGCGAAACGAACGCCTCCTTGTAG
- a CDS encoding DUF2293 domain-containing protein, producing MPQPAYAPGPRERTVRDPQGNVIEVPPHWSLLPPGDAGLTRRVKAAGEYLAVQEKKGRRMFSRGIWAPGATIRKIQAELDAERSTDAYAKKQKAAAARRDKQQAEYVEDFFGAVVAYLNFHPDYAELADQFATAVTSHATPVGSGTVARTQRIPIEQRAESAVIAWMRHQTTAYDTMKIPRVKGKRREVRRMLAQRSKELLHQYRTGREIARNCPLHAALTAKAAS from the coding sequence ATGCCCCAGCCAGCTTATGCTCCTGGCCCCAGAGAGCGTACCGTTCGTGATCCGCAAGGAAATGTGATTGAAGTACCACCTCATTGGTCCCTCCTGCCACCAGGTGATGCCGGTTTGACGCGGCGAGTGAAAGCTGCCGGCGAGTACTTAGCTGTACAGGAAAAGAAGGGACGCCGGATGTTCTCGCGCGGCATCTGGGCACCTGGGGCTACGATACGCAAAATTCAAGCTGAACTCGATGCCGAGCGTTCGACCGATGCCTATGCTAAGAAGCAAAAGGCCGCCGCCGCGCGTCGCGACAAACAACAGGCCGAGTACGTCGAAGACTTCTTCGGAGCGGTTGTTGCTTACCTGAACTTCCATCCCGATTACGCTGAACTGGCCGATCAATTCGCAACGGCCGTGACCTCGCATGCGACGCCGGTCGGTAGCGGGACGGTGGCTCGCACGCAGCGAATTCCTATCGAGCAGCGAGCCGAGTCAGCCGTGATTGCCTGGATGCGTCATCAAACGACCGCCTACGACACAATGAAGATCCCCCGCGTCAAAGGCAAACGCCGCGAAGTCCGCCGCATGCTGGCCCAGCGTTCCAAAGAACTGCTGCACCAATATCGCACTGGAAGAGAGATTGCCCGCAACTGCCCCCTGCACGCTGCGTTGACGGCCAAAGCTGCGAGCTGA
- a CDS encoding AI-2E family transporter encodes MNRDTGELWEAGGELMNQEGLSVKKLTEEQSWLQTGALLVLAFIAFSFGLMYARAVLVPFTLALFLNYLVAPIVDFQMIRLKFSKFISVSLTLLLVVLVLVLMSFLVTTVIQNVTTVANDKTFMTKLEQRLEGPLEAASRLMDRISGVGEGENPPIVVSTATTEEEPVETPAEGSVSKDPAEPPADASEPIFTDDPPTEAEPDADAEVMVPVEEQSDDVMESKSGSFAIPITPRSNINRTQQLFRALMSQIRLEAPQLATQAGATLLNLISSTVLTSIFVGFMLAGRDPYKVSKGIYAEIDRNVRKYIATKFFISAITGLLVWGCLAMIGMQFASMFGLIAFCLNFIPSIGSIIATLLPIPIAIVQFDSALMITLAIVLPGAVQMTMGNVIEPKIMGDGLQLHPATILLALAFFGMLWGPVGMLLAAPITAIVRIVLMRFKTTEPIGRLMAGVLPEEDDHLHHI; translated from the coding sequence ATGAACCGCGACACCGGCGAGTTATGGGAAGCAGGGGGAGAATTGATGAATCAAGAAGGACTGTCGGTCAAGAAGCTCACCGAAGAGCAATCATGGCTTCAGACAGGCGCACTTCTCGTGTTGGCCTTCATCGCGTTTTCGTTCGGGCTAATGTATGCCCGTGCGGTTCTTGTGCCATTCACGCTGGCGTTGTTTCTGAACTACCTCGTCGCGCCGATTGTCGACTTTCAGATGATCCGGCTGAAGTTCAGCAAGTTCATCTCCGTCTCGTTGACGCTGCTGCTGGTTGTGCTGGTCTTGGTGCTGATGAGTTTTCTGGTGACGACGGTCATCCAGAACGTTACGACCGTGGCCAACGATAAGACCTTCATGACAAAACTTGAACAGCGGCTGGAAGGCCCGCTCGAGGCCGCTTCCAGGCTGATGGACCGCATCAGTGGTGTCGGCGAAGGAGAGAATCCGCCGATCGTCGTCTCGACTGCTACGACAGAGGAAGAGCCGGTAGAAACGCCAGCCGAAGGAAGCGTCAGCAAAGATCCGGCGGAACCACCGGCCGATGCCAGCGAGCCGATCTTTACCGATGACCCGCCAACCGAGGCCGAACCTGATGCGGATGCGGAGGTTATGGTACCAGTCGAAGAGCAATCAGATGATGTAATGGAAAGCAAGTCAGGTTCCTTTGCCATACCGATTACTCCTCGCAGTAACATCAACCGCACCCAGCAGCTGTTTCGAGCGCTGATGTCGCAGATCCGTCTCGAGGCACCGCAGCTGGCTACCCAGGCCGGAGCGACCCTGTTGAACTTGATCAGCAGTACCGTGCTCACGTCGATCTTTGTCGGCTTCATGCTCGCCGGGCGCGATCCTTACAAGGTCTCGAAAGGGATCTATGCCGAGATCGACCGCAACGTTCGCAAGTACATCGCCACGAAGTTCTTTATCTCGGCCATCACTGGCTTGCTGGTATGGGGCTGCCTGGCGATGATCGGGATGCAGTTTGCTTCGATGTTCGGGCTAATCGCGTTTTGCTTGAACTTTATTCCTTCGATCGGCTCGATCATCGCCACGCTGTTGCCGATTCCGATTGCGATCGTGCAGTTCGATTCGGCCTTAATGATCACCCTGGCGATCGTGCTGCCGGGGGCCGTGCAAATGACCATGGGTAACGTCATCGAGCCGAAGATCATGGGAGACGGCTTGCAGCTACATCCGGCGACCATCCTTCTGGCTTTGGCATTCTTTGGGATGCTATGGGGACCGGTCGGCATGTTGTTGGCGGCTCCCATCACGGCCATCGTGCGAATCGTGCTCATGCGATTCAAAACCACCGAGCCCATTGGTCGTCTGATGGCCGGCGTCTTGCCGGAAGAAGACGATCACCTGCACCACATCTAA
- a CDS encoding sulfatase-like hydrolase/transferase, which translates to MMRYILLITITCIFACSSTLSAADLPNILWITSEDNGPELGCYGDKYADSPNIDSIAAKGMKYKRAWSNAPVCAPARTTIISGIYPPALGAEHMRSQTVLPEGVHMFPYYLHEAGYYCTNNSKEDYNLAKEGTVWDESSGKAHWRNRNDGQPFFAVFNFTTSHESQLRKRPHTPVHDPAGVRVPAYHPDTPEVRRDWAQYYDKITEMDKQVGQVLAQLKKDGLEEDTIIFYYGDHGSGMPRSKRWPYDSGLHVPMIVHVPEKFKKLAPKEYEVGGTSERLVSFVDLAPTVLSLAGIEPKEWMQGDAFMGQYETLPPKYMFGFRGRMDERYDMVRSVTDGRFVYIRNYMPHKIYGQHIDYMFQTPTTQVWKKMYDAGELNDAQSHFWEEKPAEELYDLESDPDEVNNLAGDAKYAEQHQELKNALYKWQAKIRDIGFLPEDEIHSRGDGLSPYELGHKTDYPMNQIMGVAILASSRDPKMLPGLINQLSAEENAVRYWAALGVLMQKEAAVDAARQQLRVALNDDSPSVRCIVAEALGCYGNKEDVKMALDTLGKLADPVENGVYVSMLALNSIDAMDEKAKPLAPVLAKLPDGGKQAPPRTGGYVPRLLQDLKKELSE; encoded by the coding sequence ATGATGCGATATATCCTTCTGATCACAATCACCTGCATCTTTGCCTGCAGCAGCACGCTGTCGGCGGCTGATCTGCCGAACATTTTGTGGATCACGAGCGAAGACAACGGTCCCGAATTGGGCTGCTACGGTGACAAGTACGCCGACTCGCCCAACATCGATTCGATCGCCGCTAAGGGGATGAAGTACAAGAGGGCCTGGTCGAATGCCCCGGTCTGTGCACCGGCTCGCACGACGATCATCTCGGGCATCTATCCGCCAGCACTCGGTGCCGAGCACATGCGAAGCCAGACGGTGCTGCCTGAGGGCGTGCACATGTTTCCTTACTATCTGCACGAAGCAGGCTACTACTGTACGAACAACTCGAAGGAAGATTACAACCTCGCCAAAGAGGGCACGGTGTGGGACGAGTCAAGCGGCAAGGCGCATTGGCGTAACCGTAATGATGGCCAGCCTTTCTTCGCGGTTTTCAACTTCACGACCAGCCACGAAAGCCAACTGCGGAAACGACCTCACACGCCGGTTCACGATCCGGCTGGCGTTCGTGTGCCGGCGTATCATCCTGACACGCCGGAAGTGCGTCGCGACTGGGCACAGTATTACGACAAGATCACCGAGATGGATAAACAGGTTGGCCAGGTGTTGGCTCAACTGAAGAAGGATGGCCTGGAAGAAGACACGATCATCTTCTACTACGGCGACCATGGCAGCGGTATGCCTCGCAGTAAGCGTTGGCCGTACGACAGCGGCCTGCACGTGCCGATGATCGTGCACGTGCCCGAGAAGTTTAAGAAACTCGCTCCTAAAGAATACGAAGTGGGCGGAACGTCCGAGCGTCTGGTGAGCTTCGTCGATCTGGCCCCAACCGTGTTGAGCCTCGCCGGTATCGAGCCGAAAGAGTGGATGCAAGGTGACGCGTTCATGGGGCAGTATGAAACATTGCCACCGAAGTACATGTTCGGCTTCCGCGGCCGCATGGACGAACGCTACGACATGGTTCGCTCGGTAACGGACGGACGGTTTGTTTACATCCGCAACTACATGCCGCACAAAATTTACGGCCAGCACATCGACTACATGTTCCAGACGCCAACCACGCAGGTTTGGAAGAAGATGTACGATGCCGGCGAGTTGAACGACGCTCAGAGCCACTTCTGGGAAGAGAAGCCAGCGGAAGAGTTGTACGATCTCGAGAGCGATCCCGATGAGGTGAACAACCTGGCAGGCGATGCGAAATATGCGGAGCAGCATCAGGAACTGAAGAACGCACTGTATAAGTGGCAGGCAAAAATTCGCGACATCGGCTTTCTCCCGGAAGATGAGATCCACTCGCGCGGCGACGGACTTTCTCCTTACGAGCTCGGTCACAAGACGGACTACCCGATGAATCAAATCATGGGGGTTGCGATCCTGGCTTCCAGTCGTGATCCGAAAATGCTGCCAGGATTGATCAATCAGCTTTCTGCGGAAGAAAACGCGGTTCGCTACTGGGCGGCGTTGGGTGTCTTGATGCAGAAAGAAGCAGCGGTCGACGCGGCACGCCAGCAACTTCGTGTCGCTTTGAACGACGACTCCCCCAGCGTTCGGTGCATTGTCGCCGAAGCACTGGGCTGCTATGGCAACAAAGAGGACGTGAAGATGGCTCTCGATACGCTCGGCAAATTGGCCGACCCGGTCGAGAACGGAGTCTATGTGTCGATGCTGGCACTCAATTCGATCGATGCCATGGACGAAAAAGCCAAGCCGTTGGCACCCGTGCTGGCAAAGCTTCCCGATGGGGGAAAACAGGCCCCACCACGCACCGGCGGCTATGTTCCGCGGCTTCTGCAGGACCTGAAGAAAGAGCTGAGCGAGTAA
- a CDS encoding amidohydrolase family protein: protein MRHQTQLLTSCPSSNMPQPPYPIIDTHQHLWDPKRLNLPWLAGAGPHLNRKNAIEEYNAAVAGLPIASAIYMEVNAAPDQKLQEAKLVRELIASGTAVTSAAILSVDPGSVDFHEFANQFQTQDWVKGYRQVLHSGATPPGYCLKARFINNCRHLGATGKTFDLCMRPAELKDGFKLAEACPDTRFVLDHCGNIDPKAFFAKDDPRGGSNSQDATRWKEDMAALASLPNVACKISGIIARVPKEWTPDDLRPVVMHCAEAFGSDRVVFGTDWPVCLSGGSPRQWVEALTQITADWSPEAQQQLWSENAKRVYHLG from the coding sequence ATGAGGCACCAAACCCAACTTCTCACCTCCTGCCCCTCATCCAACATGCCACAGCCCCCCTACCCGATCATCGACACACACCAGCATCTTTGGGATCCGAAACGACTGAACCTGCCTTGGCTCGCCGGTGCCGGTCCCCACTTGAATCGCAAGAACGCCATTGAGGAGTACAACGCTGCGGTCGCAGGCCTGCCGATTGCTTCGGCCATTTACATGGAAGTGAACGCGGCCCCCGACCAAAAGCTACAAGAAGCAAAACTGGTTCGCGAGCTAATCGCCTCAGGCACGGCCGTGACCTCGGCGGCGATTCTCTCGGTCGATCCCGGCAGCGTTGACTTCCACGAGTTCGCCAACCAGTTTCAAACGCAAGATTGGGTGAAGGGATACCGCCAGGTACTGCACAGTGGTGCCACGCCGCCGGGTTACTGCTTGAAGGCCCGCTTCATCAACAATTGTCGTCACCTCGGTGCGACCGGCAAAACTTTCGATCTGTGCATGCGACCAGCCGAACTAAAGGATGGGTTCAAATTGGCGGAGGCCTGCCCCGATACCCGCTTCGTGCTGGATCATTGCGGTAATATCGATCCGAAGGCCTTCTTCGCGAAGGACGATCCGCGCGGTGGATCGAATTCGCAGGACGCTACTCGGTGGAAAGAGGACATGGCTGCACTGGCTAGTCTACCCAACGTGGCCTGTAAAATCTCAGGCATCATCGCTCGCGTACCGAAAGAGTGGACGCCGGACGACCTGCGCCCGGTGGTCATGCACTGCGCCGAGGCGTTCGGCAGCGATCGCGTGGTCTTCGGTACCGACTGGCCAGTCTGTCTGTCCGGCGGCAGTCCGCGGCAGTGGGTCGAAGCATTGACACAGATTACAGCCGACTGGTCGCCGGAAGCTCAACAGCAGCTCTGGAGCGAAAACGCCAAACGTGTCTATCACCTGGGCTAG